A stretch of the Comamonas testosteroni TK102 genome encodes the following:
- a CDS encoding acyl-CoA dehydrogenase family protein: protein MLLNQDQEMIRDALRDFVREQITPHAARWDKEHEFPKEVHQGLAALGAYGICVPEELGGAGLDYVSLALVLEEIAAGDGGTSTVISVTNCPVNAILMKYGNAGQQEQWLRPLAQGQMLGAFCLTEPHVGSDASALRTTAVRDGGDYVINGVKQFITSGKNGDVAIVIAVTDKAAGKKGMSAFIVPTRNPGYQVARLEDKLGQHSSDTAQINFENCRIPAANLIGAEGEGYRIALSALEGGRIGIAAQSVGMARAAFECALQYSKERESFGQPIFNHQAVGFRLADCATQIEAARQLIWHAASLRDAGLPCLKEAAMAKLFASEMAERVCSAAIQTLGGYGVVSDFPVERIYRDVRVCQIYEGTSDVQKILIQRALA from the coding sequence ATGCTGCTGAACCAGGACCAGGAAATGATCCGCGACGCTTTGCGCGATTTTGTGCGCGAGCAGATCACCCCCCATGCCGCGCGCTGGGACAAGGAACATGAGTTCCCCAAGGAGGTGCACCAGGGGCTGGCCGCTCTCGGTGCCTATGGCATCTGCGTGCCCGAGGAACTCGGCGGTGCGGGCCTGGACTATGTGAGCCTGGCCTTGGTGCTTGAGGAAATCGCAGCCGGCGATGGCGGCACCAGCACCGTCATCAGCGTGACCAACTGCCCGGTCAATGCCATCCTGATGAAGTACGGCAATGCCGGCCAGCAGGAGCAATGGCTGCGCCCGCTGGCGCAGGGGCAGATGCTGGGTGCCTTCTGCTTGACCGAGCCCCATGTGGGCAGCGATGCCTCGGCGTTGCGCACCACGGCCGTGCGCGATGGTGGCGACTACGTGATCAACGGCGTCAAGCAGTTCATCACCAGTGGCAAGAATGGCGATGTGGCCATCGTCATTGCCGTCACCGACAAGGCGGCGGGCAAGAAGGGCATGAGCGCCTTCATCGTGCCCACCCGCAATCCCGGCTACCAGGTGGCACGCCTGGAGGACAAGCTGGGCCAGCACAGCAGCGATACGGCGCAGATCAATTTCGAGAACTGCCGCATTCCCGCCGCGAACCTGATCGGGGCCGAGGGCGAGGGCTACAGGATTGCTCTGTCGGCGCTGGAGGGCGGGCGTATCGGCATTGCCGCGCAAAGCGTGGGCATGGCGCGTGCCGCCTTTGAATGTGCACTGCAGTACAGCAAGGAGCGCGAGAGCTTTGGCCAGCCCATCTTCAACCATCAGGCCGTGGGTTTCAGGCTTGCCGACTGCGCCACGCAGATCGAAGCGGCCCGTCAGCTGATCTGGCATGCCGCCAGCCTGCGCGATGCGGGTCTTCCCTGCCTCAAGGAAGCTGCCATGGCCAAGCTCTTTGCCAGCGAGATGGCCGAGCGCGTATGCAGCGCCGCCATCCAGACCCTGGGCGGCTATGGCGTGGTGAGCGACTTCCCCGTGGAACGCATCTACCGCGATGTGCGCGTATGCCAGATCTACGAGGGCACCAGCGATGTGCAGAAGATCCTGATCCAGCGGGCGCTGGCCTGA
- a CDS encoding SDR family oxidoreductase yields the protein MALILIMGASRGLGRALAEAYLAQGHQVIATVRKAEDKADLQARGARVLQVDLADPASVSGLAWQLEGASIDIALYVAGVWDGHDAGVPPTQQQFDLVMHSNVLGFMQALPQIAPMVQEAGGVIGAFSSGMSLLGDADESAWLYRVSKAALNMAVVSACRQWPGLTLLALDPGWVQTEMGGAAAPLSVSQSVQGLMQALAQVKPEDRGQLLRHDGRYIQLLDA from the coding sequence ATGGCTTTGATACTCATCATGGGCGCGTCGCGCGGCCTGGGCCGAGCCCTGGCCGAGGCCTATCTGGCGCAAGGCCATCAGGTGATTGCCACCGTGCGCAAGGCCGAGGACAAGGCCGATCTGCAGGCACGCGGTGCCCGGGTGCTGCAGGTCGATCTGGCCGATCCGGCCAGCGTCAGCGGCCTGGCCTGGCAGCTCGAAGGGGCCAGCATCGATATCGCGCTGTACGTGGCCGGTGTCTGGGACGGTCATGACGCAGGCGTGCCGCCTACCCAGCAGCAGTTCGATCTGGTGATGCACAGCAATGTGCTGGGCTTCATGCAGGCCCTGCCGCAGATTGCGCCCATGGTGCAGGAGGCCGGCGGCGTGATCGGCGCCTTCTCCAGCGGCATGTCCCTGCTGGGTGATGCGGACGAGAGCGCCTGGCTGTACCGCGTCAGCAAGGCTGCGCTCAATATGGCCGTGGTCTCGGCCTGCCGCCAATGGCCGGGCCTGACACTGCTGGCGCTGGACCCGGGCTGGGTGCAGACCGAGATGGGCGGTGCTGCGGCCCCGCTGTCGGTGAGCCAAAGCGTGCAGGGGCTGATGCAGGCCCTGGCGCAGGTCAAGCCCGAAGACCGTGGTCAGCTGCTGCGCCACGACGGCAGATACATCCAGCTTCTAGACGCCTAG
- a CDS encoding alpha/beta fold hydrolase: MPFAQVNGQNIYYEDTGGRGPALVFSHGLLMDHTMFEPQIQALQGQYRCISWDERGHGQTADPEHCEAFSYYDSADDLAALLKYLGVEKAVLVGMSQGGYLSLRCALIHPDVVGALVLIDTQAMLEDPEQMPHHEALLKAWMEHGLSDDMATIVEHTILGQGWPGAAQWRAKWKQASPINLGQSFATLALRDDISPRLAEIKVPALVIHGDKDAAIGVERARAMFKGPPHAQWVDVAGAGHAANLTHPEPVNAAIRQFLDGLH, from the coding sequence ATGCCTTTTGCCCAGGTCAATGGTCAGAATATCTACTACGAGGACACGGGAGGGCGCGGCCCGGCCCTGGTGTTCTCGCACGGCCTGCTCATGGATCACACCATGTTCGAGCCGCAGATACAGGCTTTGCAGGGGCAGTATCGCTGCATCAGCTGGGACGAACGCGGCCACGGGCAGACTGCGGATCCCGAGCATTGCGAGGCCTTCAGCTACTACGACTCGGCCGACGATCTGGCCGCCCTGCTCAAGTACCTGGGCGTGGAAAAGGCCGTGCTCGTGGGCATGTCGCAAGGCGGCTATCTCTCGCTGCGCTGCGCGCTGATTCACCCCGATGTCGTGGGCGCGCTGGTGCTGATCGACACCCAGGCCATGCTGGAGGATCCCGAGCAGATGCCGCACCACGAGGCGCTGCTCAAGGCCTGGATGGAGCATGGTCTCTCGGACGACATGGCGACCATCGTGGAGCACACGATCCTGGGCCAGGGCTGGCCCGGGGCTGCGCAGTGGCGCGCCAAATGGAAGCAGGCCTCGCCGATCAATCTGGGGCAGAGCTTTGCGACGCTGGCGCTGCGCGACGACATCAGCCCGCGCCTGGCCGAGATCAAGGTGCCGGCACTGGTGATTCATGGTGACAAGGATGCGGCCATCGGCGTGGAGCGCGCGCGCGCCATGTTCAAGGGCCCGCCCCATGCCCAGTGGGTGGATGTGGCAGGCGCAGGCCATGCGGCCAATCTCACGCACCCCGAACCCGTGAACGCGGCCATCAGGCAGTTCCTGGACGGCCTGCACTGA
- a CDS encoding acetyl-CoA C-acyltransferase, whose translation MHQDPVVIVSAARTPMGAFQGDFSDLAAHDLGGAAIKAAVERAGIRPELVEEVLFGNCLMAGQGQAPARQAGFKGGLPQSTGAVTLSKMCGAGMEATILAHDQLIAGSREVMIAGGMESMTNAPYLLKKGRGGYRMGHDKIFDHMMLDGLEDAYEAGRSMGTFGEDCAAKYQFTREAQDAFAIASVQRAQAAAQSGAFDAEITPVTVKTRKGDVTVSVDEGPAKAKLDKISSLKPAFKKDGTITAASSSSINDGAAAMVLMRESTAKQLGCKPLARIVSHATFAQAPEWFTTAPVGATEKALKKAGWAVEDVDLWEINEAFAVVPMALMADLKVSHDKVNVNGGACALGHPIGASGARILVTLLHALKTRGKKKGLATLCIGGGEATAMAVELI comes from the coding sequence ATGCATCAGGATCCCGTAGTCATCGTCAGCGCAGCCCGCACTCCCATGGGCGCGTTTCAGGGCGATTTTTCCGATCTGGCTGCCCATGATCTGGGCGGCGCCGCCATCAAGGCCGCGGTCGAACGTGCGGGCATCCGGCCCGAGCTGGTGGAGGAAGTGCTGTTCGGCAACTGCCTGATGGCCGGCCAGGGCCAGGCTCCGGCTCGTCAGGCCGGCTTCAAGGGCGGTCTGCCGCAGAGTACGGGCGCCGTGACCCTGTCCAAGATGTGCGGCGCGGGCATGGAGGCGACCATCCTGGCACATGACCAGCTCATCGCCGGCAGCCGCGAGGTGATGATTGCCGGCGGTATGGAGAGCATGACCAATGCTCCCTATCTGCTCAAGAAGGGGCGTGGCGGCTACCGCATGGGACATGACAAGATCTTCGACCACATGATGCTCGACGGTCTGGAAGACGCCTATGAAGCCGGCCGCTCCATGGGCACCTTCGGTGAGGACTGCGCCGCCAAATACCAGTTCACGCGCGAAGCGCAGGATGCGTTTGCCATTGCCAGCGTGCAGCGCGCCCAGGCCGCCGCGCAAAGCGGTGCTTTTGACGCCGAAATCACGCCCGTCACCGTCAAGACCCGCAAGGGCGACGTGACCGTCAGCGTTGACGAAGGCCCGGCCAAGGCCAAGCTGGACAAGATCTCCAGCCTCAAGCCTGCATTCAAGAAGGACGGCACCATCACGGCGGCGTCGAGCTCCAGCATCAACGATGGCGCTGCCGCCATGGTGCTGATGCGCGAGTCCACCGCCAAGCAGCTGGGCTGCAAGCCGCTGGCGCGCATCGTCTCGCATGCCACCTTTGCGCAGGCTCCCGAGTGGTTCACCACCGCGCCCGTCGGCGCGACCGAGAAGGCGCTGAAGAAGGCAGGCTGGGCCGTGGAGGATGTGGATCTGTGGGAGATCAACGAAGCCTTTGCCGTGGTGCCCATGGCGCTGATGGCCGATCTCAAGGTCTCGCATGACAAGGTCAACGTGAACGGCGGCGCCTGCGCCCTTGGACACCCGATTGGCGCCAGCGGCGCGCGCATTCTGGTCACCCTGCTGCACGCGCTGAAGACACGCGGCAAGAAGAAGGGCCTGGCCACGCTGTGCATCGGCGGCGGCGAGGCCACGGCCATGGCCGTTGAGCTGATCTGA
- the can gene encoding carbonate dehydratase, whose protein sequence is MTTTSIEELFVHNREWADQMERDRPGFFTGLMAQQKPKYMWIGCSDSRVPANQITGLEPGEVFVHRNVANVVVPSDLNCLSTIQYSVDHLKIEHLMVVGHYGCGGVYAALNNLRLGLVDNWTRHVRDVRDKHIKLLEGISTQFRHDVLCELNAIEQVVNVAQSTVMQDAWARGQKVTLHGWCYSLNNGHITNLEMTVPGVGGLEDVYNKAVEKVAARKRD, encoded by the coding sequence ATGACAACGACCTCCATCGAAGAACTGTTTGTCCACAACCGCGAATGGGCAGACCAGATGGAGCGTGATCGTCCTGGTTTCTTTACCGGACTGATGGCGCAGCAAAAACCCAAATACATGTGGATAGGCTGCTCGGACAGCCGCGTGCCAGCCAACCAGATCACGGGTCTGGAGCCTGGCGAGGTCTTCGTGCACCGCAACGTGGCCAATGTGGTCGTACCCAGCGACCTGAACTGCCTGTCCACCATCCAGTACTCGGTCGATCATCTGAAGATCGAGCACCTGATGGTGGTGGGCCATTATGGCTGCGGCGGCGTGTATGCGGCGCTGAACAATCTGCGCCTGGGCCTGGTGGACAACTGGACCCGCCACGTGCGCGACGTGCGCGACAAGCACATCAAGCTGCTGGAAGGTATCTCCACCCAGTTCCGCCACGATGTGCTGTGCGAGCTCAATGCCATCGAGCAGGTGGTCAATGTGGCCCAGTCCACCGTCATGCAGGACGCCTGGGCCCGCGGCCAGAAGGTGACCCTGCACGGCTGGTGCTACAGCCTCAACAACGGCCACATCACCAACCTCGAAATGACCGTGCCAGGCGTGGGCGGTCTGGAGGATGTCTACAACAAGGCTGTCGAGAAGGTCGCTGCGCGCAAGCGTGACTGA
- the aceK gene encoding bifunctional isocitrate dehydrogenase kinase/phosphatase — MFPQRLDAPEAYAIAQALMHGYNQHYRMFSAEAARAKQRFEAMDWPGQQQAQRERIEFYDRQVRACIQRLEEEFSASLQSMAVWQQVKLHYIGLMVDHLQPELAETFFNSVTTKILHRTHFQNDFIFVRAAVSTEYLENTAPGAVPIYRAYYPGNLAQLEGTLQTLFEQLQLQCSFENLPRDVHLLAERIRERLAGLTLRANFQLQVLSSLFYRNKGAYLVGKIITGYTELPLAIPILHGEQEQLILHAALFGEDDLHALFSFARAYFMVEMEVPSAYVSFLRSLMPRKPKAEIYNALGLAKQGKTLFYRDFLHHLRHSSDKLRIAPGIKGLVMLVFDLPSFPYVFKLIKDRIASSKDVSRPQVKAKYQLVKKHDRGGRMADTMEYSLVAFPEERFSDELLAELQAQAPEQIEISDRDGDGQMEVIISHLYIERRLVPLNLFLMECLAEADTKPERRAAMERAILEYGNAIKDLVATNIFPGDMLWKNFGVTRGGKVVFYDYDEIEYLTDCNFRQVPQPRTEEEEMSGDVWYSVGPRDVFPETFGPFLLGHPAVRDIFMRHHADLLEADFWRAHQSRIRDGHFLDVFPYERSRFLHAGDAGLDTQRFESSAHSLV; from the coding sequence ATGTTTCCGCAACGACTGGACGCCCCCGAGGCCTATGCGATTGCGCAGGCCCTGATGCACGGCTACAACCAGCATTACCGCATGTTCAGTGCGGAGGCTGCCCGGGCCAAGCAACGCTTCGAGGCCATGGACTGGCCGGGCCAGCAGCAGGCTCAGCGTGAACGCATAGAGTTCTACGACCGCCAGGTGCGTGCCTGCATCCAGAGGCTGGAAGAGGAGTTTTCCGCCAGCCTGCAGAGCATGGCTGTCTGGCAGCAGGTCAAGCTCCATTACATCGGCCTGATGGTCGATCACCTGCAGCCCGAGCTGGCCGAGACCTTCTTCAACTCGGTCACCACCAAGATTCTGCACCGCACGCATTTCCAGAACGACTTCATCTTCGTGCGTGCGGCCGTCAGCACCGAATACCTCGAAAACACCGCGCCGGGGGCGGTACCCATCTACCGCGCCTATTACCCGGGCAATCTCGCCCAGCTCGAGGGTACGCTGCAGACCCTGTTCGAGCAGCTGCAGCTGCAATGCAGCTTCGAAAACCTGCCGCGCGACGTGCATCTGCTGGCCGAGCGCATACGCGAGAGGCTGGCAGGCCTGACGCTCAGGGCCAACTTCCAGCTCCAGGTGCTGTCCAGCCTGTTCTACCGCAACAAGGGGGCGTATCTGGTCGGCAAGATCATCACCGGCTATACCGAGCTGCCGCTGGCGATTCCCATACTGCATGGAGAGCAGGAGCAACTGATACTGCATGCGGCCCTGTTCGGCGAGGACGACCTGCATGCGCTGTTCAGCTTTGCGCGCGCCTACTTCATGGTGGAGATGGAAGTGCCCAGCGCCTATGTGAGCTTTCTGCGCAGCCTCATGCCGCGCAAGCCCAAGGCGGAAATCTATAACGCCCTGGGTCTGGCCAAGCAGGGCAAGACCCTGTTCTACCGCGACTTTCTGCATCATCTGCGCCATTCCAGCGATAAGTTGCGCATCGCGCCCGGCATCAAGGGCCTGGTCATGCTGGTGTTCGACCTGCCCAGCTTCCCCTATGTGTTCAAGCTCATCAAGGACCGTATCGCCAGCAGCAAGGATGTTTCGCGTCCTCAGGTCAAGGCCAAGTACCAGCTGGTCAAGAAGCATGACCGCGGCGGTCGCATGGCCGACACCATGGAGTACAGCCTGGTGGCCTTTCCCGAGGAGCGCTTCAGCGACGAACTGCTGGCCGAGCTGCAGGCCCAGGCCCCCGAGCAGATCGAGATCAGCGACCGTGATGGCGACGGGCAGATGGAAGTCATCATCAGCCACCTCTACATAGAGCGCCGCCTGGTGCCGCTGAACCTGTTCCTGATGGAGTGTCTGGCGGAAGCAGACACCAAGCCGGAGCGTCGCGCAGCCATGGAGCGGGCGATTCTCGAATACGGCAATGCCATCAAGGACCTGGTCGCCACGAATATCTTTCCCGGCGACATGCTGTGGAAGAACTTCGGCGTCACGCGCGGCGGCAAGGTGGTGTTCTACGACTATGACGAGATCGAATACCTGACCGATTGCAATTTCCGCCAGGTGCCGCAGCCACGCACTGAGGAAGAGGAGATGTCGGGCGACGTCTGGTACTCGGTCGGCCCCAGGGATGTCTTTCCCGAGACCTTCGGTCCTTTTCTGCTGGGCCACCCGGCCGTGCGCGACATCTTCATGCGCCATCACGCCGACTTGCTGGAGGCAGACTTCTGGCGTGCCCACCAGAGCCGCATCCGTGACGGCCATTTCCTGGACGTGTTTCCCTATGAGCGCAGCCGCTTTCTGCATGCCGGCGACGCAGGACTGGACACGCAGCGTTTCGAGAGTTCCGCCCATAGCCTCGTTTGA
- a CDS encoding YchJ family protein — protein sequence MKEADKKRDCPCGRKNAKDRSLAYADCCGRYIDHWDTRPAPDAEALMRSRYTAFVSENQEYLQATWHASQRPAQLDFDAATKWLGLEVKQFRPTGEASAEVEFVARYRLAGRAVRLHERSRFVLDAGRWFYVDGEQF from the coding sequence GTGAAAGAAGCCGATAAAAAGCGGGACTGTCCTTGCGGACGCAAGAATGCCAAGGATCGGTCGCTGGCCTATGCCGATTGCTGCGGCCGCTATATCGATCACTGGGACACCCGGCCCGCTCCCGATGCCGAGGCTTTGATGCGCTCACGCTATACGGCCTTCGTGTCTGAGAACCAGGAATACTTGCAAGCCACCTGGCATGCCAGCCAGCGCCCGGCGCAGCTGGATTTCGATGCCGCCACCAAATGGCTGGGATTGGAGGTAAAGCAGTTCAGGCCGACCGGCGAGGCCTCGGCGGAGGTCGAATTCGTCGCCCGCTACCGCCTGGCGGGTCGCGCCGTGCGTCTGCATGAGCGCAGCCGCTTCGTGCTCGATGCCGGGCGCTGGTTCTACGTCGATGGCGAGCAGTTCTGA
- a CDS encoding DUF421 domain-containing protein: MFSMLVPWWEFMIRGVCVYLFLLVFLRLTGRRQTGQYAPFDLVLLLILSNAVQNSMNAGDNSLIGGLISAATLLGCHALLSHLSYRFARLRKLVNGRPKVLIHQGVVQPGLMMQEQITSEDLSAALRANGCLNAHEVERATIETNGQITVVLRKRSMAELGEA; the protein is encoded by the coding sequence ATGTTTTCCATGCTGGTTCCCTGGTGGGAGTTCATGATTCGCGGAGTCTGCGTCTACCTGTTCCTGCTGGTGTTTCTGCGCCTGACCGGCAGGCGCCAGACCGGGCAGTACGCCCCTTTCGATCTGGTGCTGCTGCTGATTCTGTCCAACGCGGTACAGAACTCCATGAACGCGGGCGACAACTCGCTGATCGGCGGCCTGATCAGTGCCGCCACGCTGCTGGGCTGCCATGCGCTGCTCTCGCACCTGAGTTACCGCTTTGCCCGGCTGCGCAAGCTGGTAAATGGCAGGCCCAAGGTCCTGATTCACCAGGGCGTGGTGCAGCCCGGTCTGATGATGCAGGAGCAGATCACGAGCGAAGACCTGTCAGCGGCCCTGCGCGCCAATGGCTGTCTCAACGCGCATGAGGTGGAGCGCGCCACGATAGAGACCAACGGCCAGATCACCGTGGTGCTGCGCAAGCGCAGCATGGCCGAGCTCGGGGAGGCCTGA
- a CDS encoding MSMEG_1061 family FMN-dependent PPOX-type flavoprotein, protein MITSREQLMQLYDPPAERALLKQQWELDRHCLRFIALSPFLVMATGGAGGALLDASPRGGKPGFVKAPDANTLLIPDAGGNNRLDSLSNLLDDPRLGLLFLVPGFDETLRVNGSAQLRDEAHYTALFASDHFRPKLVIEVHVQEAYLHCAKALMRSRLWSEEARVARNVMPSLNQIIHAQMGLTAQPESQESMVARYGAMIAAEQIKKN, encoded by the coding sequence ATGATCACATCGCGCGAGCAACTGATGCAGTTGTATGACCCTCCGGCCGAGCGCGCGTTGCTCAAGCAGCAGTGGGAGCTCGACAGGCACTGTCTGCGCTTCATCGCGCTGTCGCCCTTCCTGGTCATGGCCACGGGCGGTGCCGGCGGGGCCCTGCTCGATGCCTCGCCGCGCGGCGGCAAGCCGGGCTTCGTCAAGGCGCCCGATGCCAATACCTTGCTCATTCCCGATGCGGGCGGCAACAACCGGCTCGACAGCCTGAGCAATCTGCTCGACGATCCGCGCCTGGGCCTGCTGTTCCTTGTGCCGGGCTTTGACGAAACCCTGCGCGTCAACGGCAGCGCCCAGCTGCGCGACGAGGCGCATTACACGGCCTTGTTCGCCAGCGACCATTTCCGCCCCAAGCTGGTGATCGAAGTCCATGTGCAGGAAGCCTATCTGCACTGTGCCAAGGCGCTGATGCGCTCGCGCCTGTGGAGCGAGGAGGCCAGGGTGGCACGCAACGTCATGCCCTCGCTCAATCAGATCATCCATGCGCAGATGGGGCTGACGGCCCAGCCCGAGTCGCAGGAAAGCATGGTGGCCCGTTATGGGGCCATGATTGCCGCCGAGCAGATCAAGAAAAATTGA
- a CDS encoding hybrid sensor histidine kinase/response regulator → MASSSEGASAELTRLQAGLRLLQSLASRGSSEIAALLIPALLLWVSTRNSPAVSAGLAWWWGLMVLMALGFLLFRRSLHRQWRSARDWEPPRLQAALTAWQRQLALAALINGLLWVSVLAFTWGESHSELRLLIYLVLLGVMASAATFLAPVPQVFAAFMAGIYLPMLLCTLHYFPHKGPYLLPLLLLYGAILARHAWGARRFVQQQMAHELERQALAERYREAKEQAENALAEKNWFISAASHDLRQPLHAMGLMLQAAHQRNQDDDLAQLLQEMQACTRDLGSMFNDLMDLSRLEGDSFAPQWQAVPMKAVLDEAQRLFARDAAQRGLRLRVRQPAHMPALCTDAVLLRQMVFNLLQNALRYTEEGGVLLVLRRRQGRWLLQVWDSGCGMSEQECAQVFMRHYRSPGRRLRDAREGVPAPLRGRGLGLSVVALAAQRLGVEYGVQSLPGKGSCFWLRWPQDAEQWQASSALPTPPPLSGQPWFAPLSGRCLVVESDAQLAPVLVRILQSWGVQVQRAADLSEAQQLLAGGWQPDFVLCDQRLKDGARGMDCLMQLLDEHPQASGALMSGDEAVLEQVQDQGYLALATPLQPDQLHAVLARCMASRQAA, encoded by the coding sequence ATGGCGAGCAGTTCTGAAGGTGCTTCGGCCGAGCTGACCCGGCTGCAGGCCGGTCTGCGCCTGTTGCAGTCACTGGCTTCGCGTGGCTCCTCCGAAATCGCGGCCTTGCTGATTCCGGCGCTGCTGCTGTGGGTCAGCACCCGCAACAGTCCCGCCGTCAGCGCAGGGCTGGCCTGGTGGTGGGGACTGATGGTCCTCATGGCACTGGGTTTTTTGCTGTTCCGCCGCTCGCTGCATCGCCAGTGGCGGTCGGCGCGCGACTGGGAGCCGCCACGACTGCAGGCCGCATTGACCGCATGGCAGCGGCAGCTGGCGCTGGCCGCGTTGATCAATGGCCTGCTCTGGGTCAGCGTGCTCGCATTTACCTGGGGCGAAAGCCATAGCGAGCTGCGCCTGCTGATCTATCTGGTGCTGCTCGGCGTGATGGCATCGGCCGCCACTTTTCTGGCGCCGGTGCCGCAGGTGTTCGCGGCCTTCATGGCGGGCATCTACCTGCCCATGCTGCTGTGCACGCTGCATTACTTTCCGCACAAAGGTCCTTATCTGCTGCCGCTGCTGCTGTTGTATGGCGCCATACTCGCCCGCCACGCCTGGGGCGCACGGCGTTTTGTGCAGCAGCAGATGGCGCATGAGCTGGAGCGCCAGGCGCTGGCAGAGCGCTACCGCGAAGCCAAGGAGCAGGCCGAGAATGCACTGGCCGAAAAGAACTGGTTTATCTCCGCCGCCAGCCACGATCTGCGGCAACCCCTGCATGCCATGGGTCTGATGCTCCAAGCCGCTCATCAGCGCAATCAGGATGACGATCTGGCGCAGCTGCTGCAGGAAATGCAGGCCTGCACGCGCGACCTGGGATCCATGTTCAATGACCTGATGGACCTGTCGCGCCTGGAGGGCGACAGCTTCGCACCACAGTGGCAGGCGGTCCCCATGAAGGCGGTGCTTGACGAAGCCCAACGCCTGTTTGCGCGCGACGCAGCGCAGCGCGGGCTGCGTCTGCGCGTCAGGCAGCCAGCCCATATGCCGGCGCTGTGTACGGATGCGGTGCTGCTGCGGCAGATGGTTTTCAATCTGCTGCAGAACGCGCTGCGCTACACCGAAGAGGGCGGGGTGCTGCTGGTGCTGCGGCGTCGGCAGGGACGCTGGTTGCTGCAGGTCTGGGACAGCGGCTGCGGCATGAGCGAGCAGGAATGCGCGCAGGTCTTCATGCGCCACTATCGCAGCCCTGGCCGGCGGCTGCGCGATGCTAGAGAGGGCGTGCCGGCACCATTGCGCGGGCGTGGCCTGGGCCTGTCCGTGGTGGCGCTGGCGGCGCAACGTCTGGGCGTGGAATATGGCGTGCAGTCGCTGCCGGGCAAGGGTTCTTGTTTCTGGCTGCGCTGGCCGCAAGATGCCGAGCAATGGCAGGCTTCGTCAGCGCTGCCGACGCCGCCGCCCTTGTCCGGGCAGCCGTGGTTCGCCCCCCTGTCAGGGCGCTGTCTGGTCGTGGAAAGCGATGCACAGCTGGCCCCGGTGCTGGTGCGGATCTTGCAGAGTTGGGGCGTTCAGGTGCAAAGAGCGGCCGATCTGTCCGAGGCGCAGCAACTGCTGGCCGGTGGCTGGCAGCCGGACTTCGTGCTGTGTGATCAGCGGCTCAAGGATGGTGCCCGCGGAATGGACTGCCTGATGCAGCTGCTGGACGAGCATCCACAGGCCAGCGGGGCCTTGATGAGCGGTGACGAGGCGGTGCTGGAGCAGGTGCAGGATCAGGGCTATCTGGCCCTGGCGACGCCCTTGCAGCCCGATCAGCTGCACGCCGTGCTGGCGCGCTGCATGGCGAGCCGCCAGGCTGCCTAG
- a CDS encoding response regulator transcription factor, with protein sequence MPDLPQILSITQLSAPPYALVVDDHPLVAEGMAQVLMTSAGVRQVRCAAHGNEALAVIAALGEPVITVMDFWLEDGASLEFVHSILALAPGTRILVTSGDKHPAIVNKAAAAGVHGFVHKSSTAQVFQMAVQALLSGRSWFEALPPIPAAPPASAAGSTLHMSARELGITARQSQVLSLLLQGKPNRAIAQALNLSEYTVKEHVTALLQRLGASNRVALITRMRGIEVDLD encoded by the coding sequence ATGCCCGATCTACCGCAAATTCTGAGCATTACCCAGCTGAGCGCGCCCCCCTATGCACTGGTGGTGGATGACCATCCACTGGTCGCCGAAGGCATGGCCCAGGTACTGATGACCAGCGCCGGCGTACGCCAGGTGCGCTGTGCTGCCCACGGCAACGAGGCCCTGGCCGTGATTGCTGCGCTGGGCGAGCCCGTCATCACCGTGATGGATTTCTGGCTGGAAGATGGCGCATCACTGGAGTTCGTGCACAGCATCCTGGCCTTGGCGCCCGGTACGCGCATCCTGGTGACCAGCGGCGACAAGCACCCGGCCATCGTCAACAAGGCCGCAGCCGCGGGTGTACATGGCTTTGTGCACAAGAGCAGCACGGCTCAGGTGTTCCAAATGGCCGTGCAAGCCCTGCTGTCCGGCCGCTCCTGGTTCGAGGCTCTGCCTCCCATTCCTGCCGCACCGCCAGCATCCGCTGCGGGCAGCACCTTGCACATGAGCGCCAGAGAGCTGGGCATCACGGCGCGTCAGTCCCAGGTGCTGAGCCTGTTGCTGCAAGGCAAGCCCAACCGAGCCATCGCACAGGCCCTGAACCTGTCCGAATACACGGTCAAGGAGCATGTCACCGCCCTGCTGCAACGCCTGGGTGCCAGCAACCGCGTGGCGCTGATCACACGCATGCGCGGCATCGAGGTCGATCTGGACTAG